From the Dehalobacter sp. genome, one window contains:
- a CDS encoding MarR family winged helix-turn-helix transcriptional regulator: MKNNRELLCLLAELTKASRCCQQDAILGGSITFTQFYILDLVGKYGILQLSDLHSLLKVEKSTSTRLIEPLVLQGLIIKERSEIDCRAINLILTDKGQQIKTNVWKHVDIFLGKLSAEIPEDQQEAVYENTWLFLKAVKSVLNQNCCEYHKMQ; encoded by the coding sequence ATGAAAAATAACAGAGAGCTTTTATGTTTACTAGCTGAATTGACAAAAGCCTCGAGATGCTGCCAGCAGGATGCAATCCTAGGAGGATCTATTACTTTTACCCAATTTTACATACTTGATCTGGTTGGCAAATACGGAATACTGCAGCTTTCAGATTTACACTCTCTGCTTAAAGTGGAAAAAAGTACCTCGACCAGACTGATTGAGCCTCTTGTTCTACAGGGTCTAATTATCAAGGAAAGATCAGAAATTGACTGCAGAGCGATTAATCTAATTCTGACTGACAAAGGTCAGCAGATAAAGACGAATGTATGGAAACATGTTGATATTTTTCTGGGAAAACTGTCGGCAGAAATTCCTGAAGACCAACAAGAAGCGGTTTATGAAAATACCTGGTTGTTTCTCAAAGCTGTGAAAAGCGTTCTCAATCAAAATTGTTGTGAATATCATAAAATGCAATAG
- a CDS encoding arsenosugar biosynthesis-associated peroxidase-like protein: METYYNPADLAKFPTMGEEVPDLWQKFMAYYGSVFQDGTLSAREKSLIALAVAHAVQCPYCIDSYTKDALEKGSNEAQITEAIHVAAAIRGGATLVHGVQAKNIVSKLKF, encoded by the coding sequence ATGGAAACTTATTATAATCCAGCTGATTTAGCCAAATTTCCAACAATGGGCGAAGAAGTTCCCGACCTCTGGCAAAAATTCATGGCTTATTATGGCTCTGTTTTTCAGGACGGCACACTGAGTGCGCGAGAAAAATCCTTGATTGCCCTAGCAGTCGCCCATGCTGTCCAATGCCCCTACTGCATTGACTCCTATACCAAAGATGCCCTCGAAAAAGGTTCCAATGAGGCCCAAATCACAGAAGCCATCCATGTTGCTGCAGCAATCCGCGGCGGTGCTACGCTGGTGCATGGTGTGCAGGCAAAGAATATTGTGAGCAAGCTGAAATTCTGA
- the arsS gene encoding arsenosugar biosynthesis radical SAM protein ArsS (Some members of this family are selenoproteins.), with the protein MKLTDHQNAQLLCLESLDTIKPFAEKVKEVNTYPLLSCSTIETMQVNTGKVCNLGCKHCHVEAGPHRTESMSKETMAACFQVMSDNDIKVLDVTGGAPELNPNLCWLIREAAQLKHHIMLRTNLTLLDQPEYAHLPEFFAAHQVELISSLPYYSEKDADRQRGSGVFQKSIQALSNLNKLGYGKENSHLKLNLVYNPGGAFLPASQQSLEADYRRVLLSQYEVSFHKLFAMANFPVGRFLTFLQTSGNLQQYMERLANTFNASTLNNLMCRNQISVSWDGYAYDCDFNQMLGLTCNPRHISRFSPADFKKREIRINNHCYACTAGSGSSCGGAVA; encoded by the coding sequence ATGAAATTGACAGATCATCAAAACGCCCAGCTCTTATGTTTGGAAAGCCTAGATACAATTAAACCGTTTGCCGAAAAAGTCAAAGAAGTCAATACTTATCCCTTATTAAGCTGTTCGACAATCGAAACCATGCAAGTCAATACCGGCAAGGTCTGCAATTTAGGATGCAAACACTGCCATGTGGAGGCTGGCCCTCATCGAACCGAGTCGATGTCAAAGGAAACCATGGCTGCCTGTTTTCAGGTCATGTCAGACAATGATATCAAAGTTCTGGATGTTACCGGCGGTGCTCCGGAACTCAATCCGAATTTATGCTGGCTGATTCGGGAAGCAGCACAATTGAAGCACCATATCATGTTGAGGACGAACCTGACGTTGTTGGACCAGCCTGAATATGCTCATTTACCTGAATTTTTTGCCGCGCATCAGGTCGAGCTGATTTCTTCCCTGCCATACTACAGCGAAAAGGACGCCGACCGCCAACGAGGCAGCGGGGTTTTCCAAAAATCGATTCAGGCGTTATCAAACTTAAATAAACTTGGTTACGGTAAAGAAAACAGTCATTTAAAACTCAATTTGGTTTATAATCCGGGTGGTGCTTTTCTTCCTGCATCACAGCAGTCACTCGAAGCAGACTACCGCCGGGTCCTTCTCAGTCAGTATGAGGTCTCTTTTCACAAATTATTTGCTATGGCCAATTTTCCGGTTGGCAGATTTTTAACCTTCTTGCAAACATCAGGCAATTTGCAGCAATATATGGAAAGACTGGCCAATACATTTAATGCATCTACCCTGAACAATCTGATGTGCCGGAATCAAATTTCCGTAAGTTGGGACGGATACGCCTATGACTGCGATTTTAATCAAATGCTGGGGCTGACATGCAACCCCAGGCATATCTCCAGATTTTCCCCGGCAGATTTTAAGAAACGTGAAATCCGCATCAATAACCATTGCTACGCCTGCACGGCCGGCAGCGGTTCCAGCTGCGGCGGCGCAGTCGCCTAA